From one Triticum aestivum cultivar Chinese Spring chromosome 4B, IWGSC CS RefSeq v2.1, whole genome shotgun sequence genomic stretch:
- the LOC123093683 gene encoding probable protein phosphatase 2C 28 → MAAVMDYFRSCWGARSRAGRRGKKGSDAAGRQDGLLWYNDAGQAVTGDFSMAVVQANSLLEDQSQVESGSLSMADPGPQGTFVGVYDGHGGPETSRFINDNMFHHLRRFATEHKCMSADVIRKAFQATEDGFLSVVSKEWSMKPQIAAVGSCCLVGVICSGTLYIANAGDSRAVLGRLVKATGQVVAMQLSAEHNACYEEVRQELQSSHPHDPQIVVLKHNVWRVKGLIQISRSIGDVYLKRPEYNRSPLHSKFRLRETFKKPILSSEPAIAVHQIQPSDQFVIFASDGLWEHLSNQEAVDLVQSNPRNGIARKLVKAAMQEAAKKREMRYSDLKKIERGVRRHFHDDITVVVVFLDATSAVSRAGWSKSPSVSVRGGGVSVPANSLAPFSAPAMVSSTY, encoded by the exons ATGGCGGCGGTGATGGACTACTTCAGGTCGTGCTGGGGCGCGCGGTCCCGGGCCGGGCGGCGGGGCAAGAAGGGCTCCGACGCCGCCGGCCGCCAGGACGGGCTGCTGTGGTACAATGACGCCGGCCAGGCGGTCACCGGCGACTTCTCCATGGCGGTAGTGCAGGCCAACAGCCTGCTGGAGGACCAGAGCCAGGTGGAGTCCGGCTCGCTCTCCATGGCCGACCCCGGCCCGCAGGGCACCTTCGTCGGCGTCTATGACGGCCATGGCGGCCCGGAGACCTCCCGCTTCATCAATGACAACATGTTCCACCATCTCAGAA GATTTGCAACCGAGCACAAGTGCATGTCGGCCGATGTGATCCGGAAAGCCTTCCAAGCAACCGAGGACGGTTTCCTTTCTGTAGTCAGCAAGGAATGGTCTATGAAGCCTCAGATCGCGGCAGTGGGCTCTTGCTGCCTGGTCGGCGTAATTTGCTCCGGGACTCTCTACATCGCAAACGCGGGCGACTCGCGTGCTGTTCTCGGAAGGCTCGTCAAGGCGACCGGTCAGGTTGTGGCCATGCAGTTATCGGCGGAGCACAACGCGTGCTACGAGGAAGTTAGGCAGGAGCTACAGTCATCACACCCTCATGATCCACAAATTGTGGTTCTGAAACACAACGTTTGGCGTGTGAAGGGCCTCATCCAG ATATCAAGATCTATCGGAGATGTATATCTGAAAAGACCAGAGTATAACAGATCACCTCTACATAGCAAGTTTCGGCTCCGGGAAACCTTCAAGAAGCCAATTCTTAGTTCTGAACCTGCGATTGCTGTTCACCAAATACAACCGAGTGATCAGTTTGTTATATTTGCTTCTGACGGGCTATGGGAGCACCTCAGCAATCAGGAAGCAGTTGACCTTGTCCAAAGTAACCCTCGTAAT GGGATTGCGCGGAAGCTAGTGAAGGCCGCGATGCAAGAGGCGGCAAAGAAGAGGGAGATGAGGTACTCGGACCTGAAGAAGATCGAGCGCGGGGTGCGGCGGCATTTCCACGACGACATAACGGTGGTCGTGGTGTTCCTGGACGCCACGAGCGCCGTGAGCAGGGCGGGGTGGAGCAAGAGCCCGTCGGTGTCGGTGCGAGGGGGCGGCGTGAGCGTCCCCGCCAACTCCCTCGCGCCTTTCTCGGCCCCCGCCATGGTCAGCAGCACCTACTGA